In one window of Prevotella fusca JCM 17724 DNA:
- the asnA gene encoding aspartate--ammonia ligase, translating to MSQLIKPEGYKAVLGKRQTEQGIKLIKEFFQQNLATELRLSRVTAPLFVLKGLGINDDLNGIERPVSFPIKDLGEAQAEVVHSLAKWKRLTLADYAIQPGYGIYTDMNAIRADEELDNLHSLYVDQWDWEAVITEADRTRSFLESVVRRIYAAILRTEFLACETYPQLEPFLPQTIHFIHAQDLLDMYPTMGAKEREDTICRKYGAVFIEGIGCRLSNGEKHDGRAADYDDWSTVAEDGKMGLNGDILIWYPILGRSIELSSMGIRVDKEALLRQLKIEKQEEREQLFFHQQLLSDKLPLCIGGGIGQSRLCMIMLHKAHIGEIQASIWQEEMREECEEAGMALI from the coding sequence ATGAGCCAACTGATAAAGCCGGAAGGGTACAAGGCTGTACTTGGCAAACGCCAGACTGAGCAGGGAATCAAGCTGATAAAGGAATTCTTCCAGCAGAACTTAGCCACCGAATTACGCCTGAGCCGTGTTACGGCACCGCTGTTCGTCCTGAAAGGATTGGGAATCAATGATGACCTGAATGGTATTGAGCGTCCTGTTTCCTTTCCTATCAAGGACTTAGGTGAAGCACAGGCTGAGGTTGTGCACTCTTTGGCAAAGTGGAAACGACTGACACTGGCTGATTATGCCATTCAGCCGGGCTATGGTATCTATACCGATATGAATGCTATCCGTGCCGATGAGGAACTGGATAACCTTCATTCGCTTTATGTTGACCAGTGGGACTGGGAAGCGGTCATCACCGAGGCTGACAGGACACGCAGCTTTCTGGAGAGTGTTGTCCGTCGTATCTATGCTGCCATCCTCCGCACAGAGTTCCTTGCCTGTGAGACTTATCCTCAGCTGGAACCATTCCTCCCACAGACCATTCATTTTATTCATGCACAGGACTTGCTGGATATGTATCCTACGATGGGAGCAAAAGAGCGTGAAGATACTATCTGCAGGAAGTATGGGGCTGTATTTATAGAAGGAATCGGTTGTAGGTTGAGCAATGGCGAGAAGCACGATGGTCGTGCTGCTGATTACGATGACTGGTCTACAGTGGCAGAAGACGGCAAGATGGGTCTGAATGGCGACATCCTCATCTGGTATCCAATTTTAGGGCGCAGCATCGAACTTTCGTCTATGGGAATCCGTGTAGACAAGGAAGCCTTGCTCCGTCAGCTGAAAATAGAGAAGCAGGAAGAGCGTGAGCAACTCTTCTTCCATCAGCAGCTGCTTTCTGACAAACTCCCGTTGTGTATCGGTGGTGGTATCGGTCAGAGCCGTCTTTGTATGATTATGTTGCACAAGGCACATATTGGTGAGATACAGGCAAGTATCTGGCAGGAAGAGATGAGAGAAGAGTGTGAGGAGGCGGGGATGGCATTGATTTAA
- a CDS encoding carbon-nitrogen hydrolase, with amino-acid sequence MRELKIGFLQQHNVADIKNNIERLAEGITDLAQRGAELVILQELHNSLYFCQTEDVNKFDLAETIPGPSTGFYGELARELGIVIVTSLFEKRAPGLYHNTAVVIEKDGSIAGKYRKMHIPDDPAYYEKFYFTPGDLGFHPIDTSVGRLGVLVCWDQWYPEAARLMALQGAEMLIYPTAIGYESSDTDEEKQRQREAWTTVMRGHAVANGLPVVAVNRVGHEPDPSEQTRGIQFWGSSFVAGPQGELLYRACDDDEESVIINIDLDYSEKVRRWWPFLRDRRIDEYGEITKRFID; translated from the coding sequence ATGAGAGAACTTAAAATAGGTTTCCTGCAACAACATAATGTTGCAGACATAAAGAACAACATAGAACGATTGGCTGAAGGGATTACGGACCTGGCACAGCGTGGTGCGGAACTCGTCATCCTACAGGAATTACACAACTCACTGTACTTCTGCCAGACAGAGGACGTAAACAAGTTTGACCTGGCTGAAACCATTCCCGGCCCCTCTACTGGTTTCTATGGCGAACTGGCACGTGAACTGGGTATTGTCATCGTGACATCGCTCTTTGAAAAGCGTGCACCGGGACTTTATCATAACACAGCTGTGGTGATAGAGAAGGATGGCAGCATTGCCGGCAAGTACCGCAAGATGCACATTCCAGATGACCCAGCCTACTATGAGAAGTTCTACTTTACACCCGGCGACCTCGGTTTCCACCCAATTGATACAAGCGTGGGGCGTCTTGGCGTACTCGTCTGCTGGGACCAATGGTATCCCGAAGCTGCCCGCCTGATGGCATTGCAAGGTGCAGAGATGCTGATCTATCCAACAGCAATCGGTTACGAAAGCAGTGACACGGACGAGGAAAAGCAGCGTCAGCGTGAGGCTTGGACAACAGTTATGCGTGGGCATGCCGTTGCCAATGGACTGCCAGTGGTGGCAGTCAACCGTGTCGGTCATGAACCAGACCCGAGTGAACAGACCCGAGGCATCCAGTTCTGGGGCAGCAGCTTTGTTGCTGGTCCACAGGGCGAACTCCTCTACCGTGCCTGTGACGACGATGAGGAAAGCGTTATCATCAACATTGACCTTGACTACAGCGAGAAAGTGCGCCGCTGGTGGCCCTTCCTGCGTGACAGAAGAATTGATGAGTATGGAGAGATCACTAAAAGATTTATTGATTAA